One Longimicrobium sp. DNA window includes the following coding sequences:
- a CDS encoding radical SAM protein: MADTRTELVEGLIARFPHIPREAVLKEDLLRTGIAFDDAALTDNLDGEVKPKSYFIFSFDQKPLAQLGEAARRRPPEEVALTGGPWELRRTIVSVRVNPDSPYRVSRDGDGALRLSLEGRALADVALPPMPEYYRHPLSNGKQVMEIAPTIQWGYLIYLTVLRLCQYFGAKEECQYCDINHNWRQHKAAGRPYTGVKPVDEVLEALEIIDRYDTARASQAYTLTGGSVTSKVDGLEEADFYGRYAEAIEARFPGRWIGKVVAQALPKEDVQRYRDYGIRIYHPNYEVWDKRLFEIICPGKERYVGREEWHRRIFDAAEVFGARYVIPNFVAGVEMAKPFGFATVDEAIRSTAEGLDYFMSRGVTPRFTTWCPEPATPLGRDNPEGAPLEYHIRLLEVYRETLEKHGLKPPPGYGVAGPGRAVFSVSSFMDTLRPEEVLEEEAVPAAA; this comes from the coding sequence TTGGCCGACACACGCACCGAGCTGGTCGAGGGGCTGATCGCCCGCTTCCCGCACATCCCCCGCGAGGCGGTCCTCAAGGAGGACCTGCTGCGCACCGGCATCGCCTTCGACGACGCGGCCCTCACCGACAACCTGGACGGCGAGGTCAAGCCGAAGTCGTACTTCATCTTCTCGTTCGACCAGAAGCCGCTGGCGCAGCTGGGCGAGGCCGCGCGCCGCCGCCCCCCCGAGGAGGTGGCGCTCACCGGCGGCCCCTGGGAGCTGCGCCGCACCATCGTCTCGGTGCGCGTGAACCCCGACTCGCCGTACCGCGTCTCGCGGGATGGCGACGGGGCGCTGCGGCTCTCGCTGGAGGGGCGCGCGCTGGCCGACGTGGCGCTGCCGCCGATGCCCGAGTACTACCGGCACCCGCTGTCGAACGGCAAGCAGGTGATGGAGATCGCCCCCACCATCCAGTGGGGGTACCTGATCTACCTGACGGTGCTCCGGCTCTGCCAGTACTTCGGGGCCAAGGAGGAGTGCCAGTACTGCGACATCAACCACAACTGGCGCCAGCACAAGGCCGCCGGCCGCCCCTACACCGGCGTGAAGCCCGTGGACGAGGTGCTGGAGGCGCTGGAGATCATCGACCGCTACGACACCGCGCGCGCGTCGCAGGCGTACACGCTCACCGGCGGCAGCGTCACCAGCAAGGTGGACGGGCTGGAGGAGGCGGACTTCTACGGGCGCTACGCCGAGGCGATCGAGGCGCGCTTCCCGGGGCGCTGGATCGGCAAGGTGGTGGCCCAGGCGCTGCCGAAGGAAGACGTGCAGCGCTACCGCGACTACGGGATCCGCATCTACCACCCCAACTACGAGGTGTGGGACAAGCGGCTCTTCGAGATCATCTGCCCGGGGAAGGAGCGCTACGTGGGCCGCGAGGAGTGGCACCGGCGCATCTTCGACGCGGCGGAGGTGTTCGGGGCGCGCTACGTGATCCCCAACTTCGTGGCCGGGGTGGAGATGGCGAAGCCGTTCGGGTTCGCCACGGTGGACGAGGCGATCCGCTCCACGGCCGAGGGGCTGGACTACTTCATGAGCCGCGGGGTGACGCCGCGCTTCACCACCTGGTGCCCCGAGCCCGCCACGCCGCTGGGGCGCGACAACCCCGAGGGCGCGCCGCTGGAGTACCACATCCGGCTGCTGGAGGTGTACCGCGAGACGCTGGAGAAGCACGGCCTGAAGCCGCCGCCGGGCTACGGCGTGGCGGGCCCGGGGCGCGCGGTCTTCTCCGTCAGCTCGTTCATGGACACGCTCCGCCCCGAAGAGGTGCTGGAGGAAGAGGCCGTCCCCGCGGCGGCGTAG
- a CDS encoding DUF1801 domain-containing protein yields the protein MSDASPAEQLDGFIDRYTPEVAATAREALEKVRALLPGAVELVYDNYNALAVAFGPTERTSEAVLSVTLFPRWVSVFFLRGTGLPDPHGLLKGSGSQTRHLVLEDAADLDRPQVRELIAQAVARAPQPLDGTRPGRIVIKSVSAKQRPRRPG from the coding sequence ATGAGCGACGCGTCCCCCGCAGAGCAGCTCGACGGCTTCATCGACCGGTACACGCCCGAGGTCGCCGCCACGGCCCGCGAGGCGCTCGAGAAGGTGCGGGCGCTCCTCCCCGGCGCCGTCGAGCTGGTGTACGACAACTACAACGCGCTCGCCGTCGCCTTCGGCCCCACGGAGCGCACCTCGGAGGCGGTCCTCTCCGTCACGCTGTTCCCGCGCTGGGTCAGCGTCTTCTTCCTGCGCGGCACCGGTCTCCCCGACCCGCACGGGCTGCTGAAAGGCAGCGGCAGCCAGACCCGCCACCTCGTGCTCGAGGACGCGGCCGACCTGGACCGGCCCCAGGTCCGCGAGCTGATCGCGCAGGCGGTCGCGCGCGCGCCGCAGCCGCTGGACGGCACGCGCCCCGGCCGCATCGTCATCAAGTCCGTATCGGCGAAGCAGCGCCCGCGGCGGCCGGGGTGA
- a CDS encoding metal-dependent hydrolase — translation MAFPPAHFLIGAGFAEVARASSRRPPPRWAAWAVGGCAAALPDVDIVLGIARGASGAYHGTFTHSVAAAVVWALIGYAFGGGRWAAVVGVGYGSHLLVDLLDDSGPTNLMLGWPFSGARPYSLGRFFPKVPVEGDGLVDTALNVLRPDALSLLLQQTLLAAACAGALFLLAAAIRRARTRRAGAADAFPHPPA, via the coding sequence ATGGCGTTCCCGCCCGCGCACTTCCTGATCGGCGCCGGATTCGCCGAGGTGGCCCGCGCCTCGTCGCGCCGGCCGCCGCCGCGCTGGGCGGCGTGGGCGGTGGGCGGGTGCGCGGCCGCGCTCCCCGACGTGGACATCGTCCTGGGAATCGCGCGCGGGGCGAGCGGCGCCTACCACGGCACCTTCACCCACAGCGTGGCGGCCGCCGTCGTCTGGGCGCTCATCGGATACGCCTTCGGCGGGGGGCGGTGGGCGGCGGTGGTGGGGGTCGGCTACGGGTCGCACCTCCTGGTGGACCTGCTGGACGACAGCGGCCCCACCAACCTCATGCTCGGCTGGCCTTTCTCCGGGGCGCGGCCGTACTCCCTCGGCAGGTTCTTCCCCAAGGTGCCGGTGGAGGGCGACGGCCTCGTCGACACCGCCCTCAACGTCCTCCGCCCCGACGCTCTCTCCCTTCTCCTCCAGCAGACCCTGCTGGCGGCGGCCTGCGCCGGCGCGCTCTTCCTCCTCGCCGCGGCGATCCGCCGGGCCCGGACGCGACGCGCGGGGGCGGCGGACGCGTTCCCCCATCCCCCGGCTTGA